Proteins from a genomic interval of Desulfitibacter alkalitolerans DSM 16504:
- a CDS encoding glycogen/starch/alpha-glucan phosphorylase, which yields MFTNKQVFKEAFLNKLASIRGKTLQEASPMDIYLAFGKLIMDYTSKNWAQTNLDYKEKEARQVYYFSMEFLLGRLMGQYLVNLGIREVCQEGFKDLGINLEEVESLEPDAGLGNGGLGRLAACFMDSLASLNYPGHGCGIRFKYGHFEQKIINGYQVELPENWLREENVWEIRRADKAVEVRFGGNVRMEVVEGKMVFHHEDYEPVLAVPYDVPIIGYDNKTVNTLRLWNAEIADNDFDFPSFTHGDYLRVIEYKRSVEAISQLLYPDDSHHEGRVLRLKQEYFLVSAGLQSIIRTYKKKSRSLAYLHKKVAIHINDTHPALAIPELMRILIDEEGMGWNEAWSITTETISYTNHTILAEALEKWPVDIFKSLLPRIYMIVNEINERFCGQLWNKYTGDWQKIREMAIIADGYVKMAHLAIIGSYSVNGVAKIHTDILKKYELKNFYEFYPYKFNNKTNGITHRRWLLKANPALSDLIIECIGTQWIKEPEGLIDFLKYRSDSSILARLEEIKRNNKIKLAEIIKQNNLVNVDCDAIFDIQIKRLHAYKRQLLNALHIMHLYNRLIENPDLDIVPRVFIFGAKASPSYHYAKNIIKLINSIALKINDDKRLKDKLKVIFLENYRVSLAEAIIPGADVSEQISTASKEASGTGNMKFMMNGAVTIGTLDGANIEILDAVGSENIVTFGLTDREVLTFYHHGGYNSWEIYNSDERIKNILEQFVSDFLPAPQGEFTTIYNSLLHNNDEFFVLKDFAPYVDAQNRIDKLYKNKQKWTQMCLVNIAHSGRFSSDRTINEYAREIWNIKPFTSK from the coding sequence GTGTTTACTAACAAACAAGTTTTTAAGGAGGCCTTCTTAAATAAGCTTGCCAGCATCAGGGGAAAAACCTTACAAGAGGCCTCACCCATGGATATTTATCTTGCCTTTGGAAAACTAATTATGGATTATACCAGCAAGAATTGGGCCCAGACAAATCTGGATTATAAAGAAAAAGAAGCAAGACAGGTTTATTATTTTTCCATGGAATTTTTACTGGGTAGACTCATGGGACAGTATCTGGTAAACCTTGGCATTAGGGAGGTTTGCCAGGAAGGCTTTAAGGACCTGGGAATAAATCTAGAAGAAGTAGAAAGTCTTGAACCAGACGCAGGGTTGGGTAACGGCGGCCTGGGCAGGTTGGCTGCTTGTTTCATGGATTCATTGGCTTCTTTAAATTATCCCGGCCATGGATGTGGTATCAGGTTTAAATATGGACATTTTGAGCAAAAAATAATTAATGGCTACCAGGTTGAGCTGCCTGAAAACTGGTTAAGAGAGGAAAATGTCTGGGAAATTAGAAGGGCAGACAAGGCAGTTGAGGTGAGATTTGGCGGCAACGTCCGCATGGAAGTAGTAGAAGGTAAAATGGTATTTCACCATGAAGATTATGAACCTGTTCTGGCTGTACCATATGATGTGCCCATTATTGGCTATGACAACAAGACTGTAAACACACTGCGTTTATGGAATGCTGAAATTGCTGATAATGACTTTGACTTTCCATCTTTTACCCACGGCGATTATTTAAGGGTCATTGAATACAAGCGGTCTGTGGAAGCAATATCTCAGCTTTTATATCCTGATGACAGTCACCACGAGGGCAGGGTGCTGCGGTTAAAGCAGGAATATTTTCTGGTGTCTGCCGGCCTGCAAAGTATTATCAGGACTTACAAGAAAAAATCCAGATCTCTAGCCTATCTCCATAAAAAAGTAGCCATCCACATTAATGATACTCATCCTGCCCTGGCTATACCTGAACTCATGAGAATCCTCATAGATGAAGAAGGAATGGGCTGGAATGAGGCCTGGTCAATAACCACTGAAACCATCTCTTATACTAATCATACTATCCTGGCTGAAGCGCTAGAAAAATGGCCGGTGGATATTTTCAAGTCACTTTTGCCAAGAATATACATGATCGTTAATGAAATAAATGAGCGTTTTTGCGGCCAGCTTTGGAACAAATATACTGGGGACTGGCAAAAAATCAGGGAAATGGCCATAATTGCTGATGGATATGTTAAAATGGCCCATCTTGCAATAATCGGCAGCTACAGTGTTAACGGTGTTGCCAAAATACACACTGATATATTGAAAAAATATGAGTTAAAAAACTTCTATGAATTTTATCCATATAAATTTAATAATAAAACTAATGGAATTACCCATAGAAGGTGGCTGTTAAAGGCTAACCCTGCATTATCGGATCTTATTATTGAATGCATTGGCACCCAATGGATTAAAGAGCCTGAAGGGTTAATTGATTTTTTGAAATACAGGTCAGATAGTAGTATTTTAGCCAGATTAGAGGAAATTAAAAGAAATAACAAAATAAAGCTGGCAGAAATAATAAAACAAAATAACTTAGTTAATGTGGATTGTGATGCCATTTTTGATATTCAGATAAAAAGACTCCATGCCTATAAAAGACAGCTTCTAAATGCTCTCCATATAATGCACTTATATAACAGGCTCATTGAAAATCCTGATTTGGATATAGTGCCAAGGGTATTTATTTTTGGTGCCAAGGCTTCTCCCAGCTACCATTATGCAAAAAACATTATCAAGCTAATTAATTCCATTGCCCTTAAAATCAACGATGATAAAAGGCTCAAAGATAAGCTCAAAGTAATCTTTTTGGAAAATTACAGGGTTTCTTTAGCAGAAGCTATCATACCAGGAGCTGATGTAAGTGAGCAAATATCCACAGCAAGCAAAGAAGCGTCTGGTACAGGCAATATGAAGTTTATGATGAATGGAGCAGTCACTATAGGTACATTAGATGGAGCAAATATAGAGATATTAGATGCTGTAGGCAGTGAAAATATTGTTACTTTTGGTTTGACTGACAGAGAGGTTTTAACCTTTTATCACCATGGTGGTTATAATTCCTGGGAGATTTATAATAGTGACGAAAGAATTAAAAATATTTTAGAACAATTTGTAAGTGATTTTCTCCCTGCCCCCCAGGGGGAATTTACCACTATATATAATTCTTTACTCCACAACAATGACGAATTTTTTGTGTTAAAGGATTTTGCTCCCTATGTGGATGCCCAGAACAGAATTGATAAGCTATACAAAAACAAACAAAAGTGGACTCAAATGTGTTTAGTAAACATAGCTCATTCAGGAAGGTTTTCTAGTGACAGAACAATTAATGAATATGCAAGGGAAATATGGAACATAAAGCCCTTTACTTCTAAGTAA
- a CDS encoding DUF3810 domain-containing protein, translated as MKVAQIRLLIYVFLFCGTILSLFAPQFPKVIEALYSTGIYYWLVRPYSLLTGLIPFSLAELVVVALAMYIVYKLVKVFIVLFRQPRIFIKAVPGRFIRIGLVLFAVYLAFNLIWGLNYSRATFADISGLPVESASVDELAELALHLTHRANELRAKVDEDQQGVMILSNGIKDMLNRAHIGYERAGEIYPELAGRYGRPKGVMLSPYWSYTGIGGVFFPFTAEANVNIHMPHFMLPSTTTHEMAHQRGFAREDEANYIAYLTCILHPDPDFQYSGVVLALTYVMRELRKSDSEAWKEIRLKYSEGVNRDFEDWKNYWARYEGPVDQISTNINNTYLMANRQTDGVNSYGRMVDLMLAEFRAASSN; from the coding sequence ATGAAAGTTGCACAAATTAGGCTGCTAATTTATGTTTTTTTGTTTTGTGGAACAATCCTGTCCCTTTTTGCGCCACAATTTCCTAAGGTTATAGAAGCCCTTTATTCAACTGGAATATATTATTGGCTGGTACGGCCGTATAGTCTGTTAACAGGATTAATTCCCTTTTCCCTGGCTGAATTGGTTGTTGTAGCTCTTGCCATGTATATAGTTTATAAATTAGTGAAGGTATTTATAGTACTCTTTAGACAGCCCAGGATTTTTATAAAAGCTGTGCCTGGAAGGTTTATTAGAATAGGCCTTGTATTATTTGCCGTATATCTAGCTTTTAACCTCATATGGGGCTTAAATTACAGCCGCGCAACCTTTGCCGACATATCTGGTCTGCCTGTAGAATCTGCCTCTGTAGATGAGCTGGCAGAGCTTGCCCTGCATTTGACCCATAGGGCTAATGAACTCAGAGCAAAGGTAGATGAGGACCAACAGGGAGTTATGATCCTTTCCAATGGGATTAAAGATATGCTTAATCGAGCCCATATAGGATATGAGAGAGCCGGGGAAATTTATCCGGAATTAGCAGGGCGCTATGGCAGGCCTAAGGGGGTAATGCTGTCTCCCTATTGGTCTTATACTGGTATTGGTGGTGTATTCTTCCCCTTTACTGCTGAAGCCAATGTCAATATCCACATGCCTCATTTTATGCTTCCATCTACAACCACCCATGAGATGGCTCACCAGAGGGGTTTTGCTAGAGAAGATGAAGCAAATTATATAGCTTACTTAACCTGTATATTACATCCAGATCCTGATTTTCAATATTCGGGAGTTGTTTTAGCATTGACTTATGTAATGAGAGAGCTGCGCAAATCTGATTCGGAGGCATGGAAAGAGATAAGACTGAAGTATAGTGAAGGGGTTAACCGAGATTTTGAGGACTGGAAAAATTATTGGGCTCGTTACGAAGGGCCTGTTGATCAGATATCCACCAACATAAACAATACCTATCTTATGGCCAACAGGCAAACAGATGGAGTGAACAGCTATGGAAGGATGGTTGACCTGATGCTTGCTGAGTTTCGTGCTGCATCTTCAAATTAA
- a CDS encoding (2Fe-2S)-binding protein, which translates to MLIDVVLNGKNVSLETKIGECLADTLRNNGVKSVRRGCDTTCCGLCTVWLDDKPVLSCAILSVKAAGREITTMEGVEMQANEFARVLVAEGADQCGFCSPGFIMTVLAMKKELKNPTEEEIKHYLTGNLCRCTGYVGQLRAIKKYMGVA; encoded by the coding sequence ATGCTCATAGATGTTGTTCTTAACGGTAAAAACGTGTCTTTGGAAACAAAAATAGGTGAATGCCTGGCTGATACCCTTAGAAACAATGGGGTTAAAAGTGTGCGCAGGGGCTGTGATACCACATGCTGCGGACTCTGTACAGTATGGCTTGATGATAAACCGGTTCTATCCTGTGCAATTTTGTCTGTTAAGGCAGCGGGAAGGGAAATTACCACCATGGAAGGTGTTGAAATGCAGGCCAATGAATTTGCCAGGGTCCTTGTGGCAGAAGGTGCAGATCAATGCGGTTTTTGCAGCCCGGGTTTTATCATGACTGTACTGGCCATGAAAAAAGAACTGAAAAATCCCACAGAGGAAGAAATAAAACACTATTTAACCGGCAATTTATGCAGATGTACAGGCTACGTGGGCCAGCTCAGGGCAATAAAAAAGTATATGGGGGTGGCATAA
- the glgD gene encoding glucose-1-phosphate adenylyltransferase subunit GlgD, producing MKNVMGILKLTESEKYLREITAHRGVSSIPFGSRYRLIDFILSNMVNSGISNVGVFTHEKSRSLVDHLRSGKWWDLHRLNNGLFILPTEAINQPRIPLRGDLEIFQAHIDYINNSPHDYVVIANSNMICNIDFRRVFDFYKEQDADVVLVYKKDGLYTDDFYHLTLLDINENQRVVDIEYCPLQPRFDNVFMDMAIMKKSLLLDIINTCCARGGADLLKDGLIKNIDKLKIFGFHHEGFLARITTMESYFKYSMELLEPGVWYELFNSSRPIYTKVKNSPSTEYHKTAMVKNSLIASGCLIQGVVENSIIFRGVDIHQNAVVRNSIVISKSKVEENAYIENVILDKDVTISRSKVLKGDLRHPIFIGKKFVI from the coding sequence ATGAAAAATGTTATGGGAATTTTAAAGCTTACTGAAAGTGAAAAGTATTTAAGGGAAATAACAGCTCATCGTGGTGTTAGTTCAATTCCCTTTGGCAGCAGGTATCGGCTGATAGACTTTATTTTATCAAACATGGTTAATTCAGGGATTAGCAATGTGGGAGTCTTTACCCATGAAAAATCACGTTCCCTTGTGGACCATCTTCGTTCCGGCAAATGGTGGGATCTCCACAGGCTAAACAACGGGTTATTTATCTTGCCAACTGAGGCAATTAATCAACCTCGCATTCCCTTAAGGGGAGACCTGGAAATATTTCAAGCTCATATTGACTACATAAACAATAGTCCCCATGACTATGTGGTAATAGCAAACAGTAATATGATTTGCAATATTGATTTTAGAAGGGTATTTGACTTTTACAAAGAGCAGGATGCCGATGTGGTACTAGTCTATAAAAAAGACGGCCTTTACACAGATGACTTTTATCATTTGACCCTTCTGGATATTAATGAGAATCAAAGAGTTGTAGATATTGAATACTGTCCTTTGCAGCCGCGGTTTGACAATGTTTTCATGGACATGGCAATTATGAAAAAATCCCTGCTTTTAGATATTATTAACACGTGCTGCGCCAGGGGCGGAGCTGATCTTCTTAAAGACGGTCTTATTAAAAATATTGATAAGCTTAAAATTTTTGGTTTTCACCATGAAGGGTTTTTAGCTAGAATAACCACCATGGAGAGTTACTTCAAGTATAGCATGGAATTGCTTGAGCCTGGGGTATGGTATGAATTATTTAATAGTTCAAGGCCTATTTATACCAAGGTAAAAAACTCTCCCTCCACTGAATATCATAAGACGGCCATGGTAAAAAATTCGTTAATAGCAAGTGGGTGTTTAATCCAGGGAGTTGTTGAAAATAGTATTATCTTCAGGGGTGTTGACATACATCAAAATGCTGTAGTAAGAAACAGTATTGTTATTTCAAAAAGCAAGGTTGAAGAAAATGCTTATATTGAAAATGTTATATTGGACAAGGATGTTACCATATCTAGAAGTAAAGTACTCAAGGGTGACCTCAGGCATCCCATTTTCATTGGTAAAAAATTTGTAATCTAA
- a CDS encoding xanthine dehydrogenase family protein molybdopterin-binding subunit: MKYIGKAIPKIDGIAIATGKPVYTEDLAVQGALVVKILRSPHAFARIKSIDASKARELKGVECVLTHKDVPKVRFTKAGQSYPEPSPYDRLILDEIVRYVGDEVAIIAAVDEETAEKAMGLIEVDYQIFEPVLDFEKAQGNPSVVHPEEDLHCNFDIGMDLKRNVVSSQKVEVGSVEEEIQKCDVVVEETCYTQAQCHAMMETYRAFSYLDHTGRLVVVSSTQIPFHVRRQLARALNIPASRIRVIKPRIGGGFGGKQTGIVEVFTAIVTLTTGKPAKIIYDRKETFTCTTSRHAMRLKVRLGADKEGFIKVVDIEGLSDTGAYGEHASTTFSVVGEKTLPLYNKTKAVRFMGNVVYTNKMPGGAFRGYGATQGTFALETAVNKLADTLKMDPTEIRMKNLIREGETSLIYIENALGSSTLHKCIEKGKELIGWNEKYPRRELDNNKVRGIGMAVTMQGSGIAFIDTAAAEIRLNDDGNYTLLIGSTDMGTGSDTILTQMAAEVLETSMENIIVNAADTDVSPYDPGSYASSTTYVTGMAVVKAAEDLKKLIMEWGARLMGLAPDEVVFDGVNISSLTGEHTISIKSIAQEMALALSANTRQLIGYGSHGSPISPPPFIAGFAEVEVDKDTGKVDLIDYVAVIDCGKIMNPNLARIQAEGGLVQGIGMTLYEDVRYDNKGRMTTDSFMHYKIPSRKDIGEIRVIFEESYEPSGPFGAKSIGEVVTNTPAPAIVHAVYNAVGVRITNLPITPEKLYMAMQDGQK, encoded by the coding sequence ATGAAGTATATAGGTAAGGCCATACCCAAAATAGATGGAATAGCCATTGCTACTGGCAAACCTGTTTATACAGAGGATTTAGCAGTACAAGGTGCTTTGGTTGTAAAAATCCTGCGAAGTCCCCATGCTTTTGCCAGGATAAAGTCAATAGACGCTTCAAAAGCCAGGGAGTTAAAGGGAGTGGAGTGTGTACTTACCCACAAGGATGTACCCAAGGTTAGATTTACCAAGGCAGGGCAATCCTATCCCGAACCGTCGCCTTATGACAGATTAATATTGGACGAAATAGTAAGATATGTAGGTGACGAGGTAGCAATTATAGCAGCAGTAGACGAGGAAACTGCAGAAAAGGCCATGGGATTAATTGAGGTTGATTACCAGATTTTTGAGCCTGTTTTAGACTTTGAAAAAGCCCAGGGCAATCCATCAGTTGTTCATCCTGAGGAGGATCTTCATTGTAATTTTGACATTGGCATGGACCTCAAGAGGAATGTTGTTTCCTCCCAGAAGGTTGAGGTGGGCAGTGTTGAGGAAGAAATACAAAAATGTGACGTGGTAGTTGAGGAAACCTGCTATACTCAAGCCCAATGCCATGCTATGATGGAAACCTACCGTGCCTTTAGCTATCTTGACCATACAGGAAGACTTGTAGTAGTAAGCTCAACCCAGATTCCCTTTCATGTCAGGCGACAGTTGGCCAGGGCATTAAATATCCCTGCAAGCAGAATAAGGGTCATCAAGCCAAGAATAGGTGGGGGATTTGGCGGCAAGCAGACAGGAATAGTGGAAGTCTTTACAGCAATTGTGACCCTGACTACAGGAAAACCAGCAAAGATTATCTATGACAGAAAAGAAACCTTTACCTGCACAACAAGCCGCCATGCCATGAGATTAAAGGTAAGGCTTGGGGCAGATAAAGAGGGCTTCATTAAAGTTGTAGATATTGAAGGGTTATCGGATACAGGGGCATATGGTGAGCATGCCAGCACCACCTTTAGTGTTGTAGGTGAAAAAACCTTACCCCTTTACAACAAGACAAAAGCTGTCAGATTCATGGGAAATGTGGTATATACAAATAAAATGCCTGGAGGGGCCTTTAGGGGTTACGGTGCAACCCAGGGCACCTTTGCCCTGGAAACTGCTGTTAACAAGCTGGCAGACACGCTAAAGATGGACCCAACTGAGATCAGGATGAAAAATCTAATTAGAGAAGGGGAAACCTCTCTAATCTATATTGAAAACGCCCTGGGCAGCTCTACCCTGCACAAATGCATAGAAAAGGGTAAAGAACTCATAGGCTGGAATGAAAAATACCCAAGAAGGGAACTGGATAATAACAAGGTCAGGGGAATTGGCATGGCAGTTACCATGCAGGGCTCCGGCATTGCGTTTATTGACACTGCCGCAGCTGAAATAAGGTTAAATGATGATGGAAACTATACCCTGCTCATTGGCTCTACTGACATGGGGACGGGAAGTGATACCATATTAACCCAGATGGCAGCTGAGGTGCTTGAGACATCCATGGAAAATATAATTGTCAATGCAGCTGATACTGACGTATCCCCATACGATCCCGGTTCATATGCTTCAAGCACAACCTATGTGACTGGCATGGCAGTAGTAAAGGCTGCAGAGGATTTGAAAAAGCTGATTATGGAGTGGGGGGCAAGGCTTATGGGCCTTGCTCCTGATGAAGTAGTTTTTGATGGCGTTAATATTTCATCCTTAACTGGAGAACATACAATTAGTATAAAAAGTATAGCCCAGGAAATGGCTCTGGCCCTTAGTGCTAATACCCGTCAGTTAATTGGTTACGGCAGCCACGGCAGCCCAATTTCTCCACCACCTTTTATAGCGGGATTTGCAGAGGTTGAGGTAGACAAAGATACTGGAAAGGTGGACCTGATAGACTATGTGGCTGTTATTGACTGTGGAAAGATCATGAATCCTAATCTTGCAAGGATTCAGGCAGAGGGCGGCCTTGTACAGGGTATAGGTATGACCCTTTATGAGGATGTAAGATATGATAATAAGGGAAGAATGACAACAGATTCCTTCATGCATTACAAAATTCCCAGCCGTAAGGATATAGGGGAGATCCGGGTAATTTTTGAGGAAAGCTATGAACCCTCAGGGCCCTTCGGTGCAAAATCCATTGGAGAGGTTGTAACAAATACACCAGCACCAGCAATTGTGCATGCTGTGTACAATGCAGTTGGAGTAAGGATTACAAATCTGCCAATAACACCTGAGAAGCTTTATATGGCCATGCAGGACGGGCAAAAATAA
- a CDS encoding glucose-1-phosphate adenylyltransferase: MRKKECVAMILAGGQGSRLGVLTKNIAKPAVPFGGKYRIIDFTLSNCSNSGIDTVGVLTQYQPLILNSYIGIGSSWDLDRNIGGVTLLPPFAKERTREWYSGTANAIYQNINFIDSYDPEFVLILSGDHIYKMDYSLMLEFHKKHQSQATIAVKEVPWNEASRFGIMNTDVNYKITEFEEKPEQPKSNLASMGIYIFDWKLLKEYLEKDENNPNSSNDFGKDVIPMMLSGGVNIFAYPFSGYWKDVGTIESLWEANMELISEESLLNLRDVKWKIYSANGSHPPHLVGPDAKITMALVNDGCAIWGHVEHSVIFTGVHIGPNSYVKDSIIMPHVKIGANVRINKAIIGEETIIEDNSIIGFFDDKQSKETSMENDSKIIVIEEQMIIKNDTMIKKSTA, from the coding sequence ATGAGGAAAAAAGAATGTGTTGCCATGATACTGGCCGGTGGGCAGGGAAGCAGGCTGGGAGTCCTTACAAAAAACATAGCTAAACCAGCAGTTCCCTTTGGCGGAAAATATAGAATAATTGATTTTACTTTAAGCAATTGCAGCAACTCTGGGATAGATACTGTTGGAGTGCTGACCCAGTATCAGCCTTTAATCTTGAATTCTTATATAGGAATAGGCAGCTCCTGGGATCTAGACAGAAACATTGGCGGAGTAACTCTTTTACCACCTTTTGCCAAGGAGAGGACCAGGGAATGGTATTCTGGTACAGCTAATGCCATCTATCAAAATATTAATTTTATAGATTCATATGATCCTGAATTTGTTCTAATTCTTTCAGGAGATCACATTTATAAAATGGACTATTCATTAATGCTGGAATTCCATAAAAAGCATCAATCCCAGGCAACTATTGCTGTTAAAGAAGTACCCTGGAATGAAGCCAGTAGATTTGGAATCATGAATACAGACGTGAATTACAAGATTACTGAATTTGAGGAAAAGCCAGAACAACCAAAAAGCAATCTGGCATCCATGGGTATCTATATTTTTGACTGGAAGCTGTTAAAAGAATATCTTGAAAAAGATGAGAATAATCCTAACTCATCAAATGACTTTGGCAAGGATGTAATACCAATGATGCTCTCTGGGGGAGTTAACATCTTTGCTTATCCCTTTAGCGGTTACTGGAAAGATGTAGGTACCATTGAAAGCCTCTGGGAAGCAAACATGGAATTGATATCTGAAGAATCCCTGCTTAATCTGCGGGATGTAAAGTGGAAGATTTATTCGGCAAATGGATCCCATCCTCCCCATCTTGTTGGTCCAGACGCTAAAATAACCATGGCCCTTGTAAATGATGGATGTGCAATCTGGGGACATGTGGAGCATTCAGTGATTTTTACTGGTGTCCATATTGGACCAAACTCTTATGTAAAAGATTCAATAATCATGCCTCATGTTAAAATTGGTGCAAATGTAAGGATTAACAAGGCAATTATTGGAGAAGAAACAATTATTGAAGATAATAGCATCATTGGATTTTTTGACGATAAACAGTCTAAAGAGACTTCAATGGAAAATGATAGCAAGATTATTGTAATTGAAGAGCAAATGATTATCAAAAATGATACCATGATTAAAAAAAGTACTGCTTAG
- the glgA gene encoding glycogen synthase GlgA, with amino-acid sequence MKVLFVASEATPFIKTGGLADVIGSLPRELKNHGIDVRVIMPKYGEIHDTIKKKMKVVKRFTVPIGWQSQYCGIETLTYKGIVFYFIDNEQYFKRPELYGYWDDGERFGFFCRAVIDSLPYLDFKPEIIHSHDWHGALVNTLLHIQYKNSDFHSSIKTVFTIHNLHYQGIFPRDILDLFGIDYSHFNVNELEFYGNVNFMKGALVHSNILTTVSKSYAEEIQTPYYGHGLDGLLRKRSNDLYGIINGIDYDEYNPESDQHIFKTYSSRSISNKRINKLKLQKLLGLPVTNCVPIMAIISRLVPQKGLDLISHVLDDILNEDIQLIVLGTGLKEYEDLFKKAASEYPDKVSANFMFDEKLARRIYAGSDFFLMPSIFEPCGIGQLIALRYGTIPIVRETGGLKDTVTSYDELNTHGNGFTFANINALDMLYTIRRAISYFQNKPEWTKIRKNAMECDNSWNSSALQYVNLYTKLLGGEI; translated from the coding sequence ATGAAAGTACTTTTTGTTGCTTCTGAAGCTACTCCCTTTATAAAAACCGGAGGACTTGCAGATGTGATAGGTTCATTACCACGTGAACTTAAAAATCATGGTATTGATGTACGGGTTATCATGCCAAAATATGGTGAAATACATGACACCATTAAAAAGAAAATGAAAGTAGTAAAAAGATTCACCGTACCCATAGGTTGGCAGAGCCAATATTGTGGAATTGAGACACTAACATATAAAGGCATAGTATTTTATTTTATAGATAATGAACAGTACTTTAAGAGGCCAGAGCTTTATGGCTACTGGGATGATGGTGAAAGGTTTGGTTTTTTCTGCAGGGCTGTAATAGATAGTCTTCCCTACTTAGATTTTAAACCTGAGATAATTCACAGCCATGACTGGCATGGAGCCCTGGTCAATACTTTGCTCCACATTCAATATAAAAATAGTGATTTCCACAGCAGCATAAAAACAGTCTTTACAATCCATAACCTGCATTATCAAGGCATATTTCCCAGGGATATTCTTGACCTGTTTGGAATAGATTATAGTCATTTTAACGTTAATGAGCTTGAATTTTATGGAAATGTAAATTTTATGAAGGGTGCACTGGTTCACTCTAATATATTAACTACTGTCAGTAAGAGTTATGCCGAGGAAATTCAAACACCTTATTATGGACATGGGTTAGATGGACTATTAAGAAAAAGAAGCAATGACTTGTACGGAATTATCAATGGAATAGACTATGACGAATATAATCCAGAAAGTGACCAGCACATTTTCAAGACCTATTCCAGCAGGTCTATCAGCAATAAAAGAATTAATAAATTAAAACTCCAGAAACTGCTGGGACTTCCTGTAACAAATTGTGTGCCAATCATGGCAATAATATCCAGGCTGGTGCCTCAAAAGGGTTTGGACCTTATAAGTCATGTTCTGGATGATATTTTAAATGAAGATATCCAGTTAATTGTTCTGGGAACTGGACTAAAGGAATATGAAGATCTGTTTAAAAAGGCGGCCAGTGAATATCCTGATAAAGTTTCTGCCAATTTCATGTTTGATGAAAAATTAGCCCGTAGAATTTATGCAGGCTCTGATTTCTTTTTAATGCCATCCATATTTGAACCTTGCGGCATAGGCCAGTTAATAGCCCTCCGCTACGGCACTATTCCCATTGTCAGAGAAACTGGTGGCTTAAAAGATACAGTAACTTCTTACGACGAATTGAATACACATGGTAATGGATTTACTTTTGCGAATATAAATGCCCTCGATATGTTATATACTATCAGACGGGCCATTTCATACTTCCAAAATAAGCCTGAATGGACAAAAATAAGAAAAAATGCAATGGAATGTGATAACAGCTGGAATAGTTCGGCTTTACAATATGTAAACCTATATACCAAGCTGCTTGGAGGGGAGATATAA
- a CDS encoding FAD binding domain-containing protein — protein MLSIQEFVQPKTIEEAYSILVKRQNNAILGGCAFLRLGSRKIETAVDLSLLDLNYLKAQGEYIEIGAQTTFRELETSALLADNFNNILARAVESIIGVQLRNIVTVGASVYSKYGFSNLITALSVLETEVELHKAGRMSLTEFLDMPNNNRDILTRIFIKKDERRASYQDLRKSASDFAILNAAVSKYNNHWTIAVGARPQRAVIAQQASRELSAWSSVAANLNAVSKPEVNPQGDFNIEQVAQLAAREVAFGTNTRGSASYRQEMCRVLVKRAIREVLACS, from the coding sequence ATGCTTTCCATACAAGAGTTTGTACAGCCAAAAACAATTGAGGAGGCATATAGCATTCTAGTAAAACGGCAAAACAATGCAATTCTAGGGGGATGTGCTTTTTTAAGACTTGGCTCAAGGAAAATAGAAACAGCAGTAGACTTATCCTTGCTCGATCTAAATTACCTTAAGGCACAGGGTGAATATATAGAAATTGGAGCCCAGACAACCTTTAGAGAGCTGGAAACCAGTGCCTTGCTGGCAGATAATTTTAATAATATACTTGCTAGAGCAGTAGAAAGTATTATCGGGGTGCAGTTGAGAAATATAGTTACAGTGGGTGCTTCAGTCTATTCTAAATATGGATTTTCTAATCTAATAACTGCCTTATCAGTTTTAGAGACTGAGGTGGAGCTGCATAAGGCAGGAAGAATGTCATTAACAGAGTTTTTGGACATGCCCAATAACAACAGGGATATTTTGACCAGAATATTTATAAAAAAAGACGAGAGACGGGCCTCCTATCAGGATTTGAGGAAGTCAGCCAGTGACTTTGCTATTTTAAACGCTGCAGTTTCCAAATATAACAACCACTGGACAATTGCTGTGGGAGCCAGACCACAAAGGGCAGTCATTGCGCAGCAGGCTTCCAGGGAATTATCTGCCTGGTCAAGCGTAGCTGCTAACTTAAATGCCGTTTCAAAACCTGAGGTAAATCCTCAAGGAGATTTTAATATTGAGCAAGTGGCACAGCTAGCTGCCCGGGAAGTAGCCTTTGGAACCAATACCAGGGGCAGTGCCAGCTACCGACAGGAAATGTGCAGGGTGCTGGTCAAACGGGCCATAAGGGAGGTTTTAGCATGCTCATAG